A stretch of the Corylus avellana chromosome ca6, CavTom2PMs-1.0 genome encodes the following:
- the LOC132183603 gene encoding L-type lectin-domain containing receptor kinase SIT2-like, which translates to MAIVPRISLHFLILLYVSYIPLSLAKDETYFIYNGFHDKANLRLDGITEIHRNGLLQLTNLSRQEVGRAFYQFPMKFNTTSSLSFSTNFVFAMVQQVKNLGGHGIAFTISPSRDFSHAQANRYLGLFNISNNGLSTNHILAIELDTVQDPEFQDIAMNHVGINVNGMKSNESAPAMYFSNKEGKNISLDLMSGNPMHLWIDYDEAEKLLNVTLAPTTIPKPNQPLLSTPIDLSQILLESMYVGFSSATGTLASDHYILGWSFNKSGPSQSLEILRLPQLPRQGKRAIPGPMIMTFGIAVALVLITVAGAAYILRRMKYEEIREDWEEEYGPHRFSYKNLHKATKGFNDTELLGEGGFGKVYKGILPSSNVQIAVKRVSHDSKQGMKEFVAEIVSMGRLRHRNLVQLLGYCRRRGELLLVYDYMPNGSLDKFLYSNEQPNLSWVQRFRIIRGVVSALLYLHEEWEQVVLHRDVKASNVLLDAELNGRLGDFGLARLYDHGTNPQTTLVVGTVGYLAPELTRTGRATTCTDAFAFGAFMLEVACGRRPIELPAQGLAEGVILVDWVSECWRRGAILDASDPKLEGNYVVEEMVLVLKLGLLCSNAIPAARPSMKQVMQFLDGDADLPELPHDSVSFGAFTSNEASDFMSFPFSQAYAPFSSMSSTDSILRVGR; encoded by the coding sequence ATGGCAATAGTTCCTAGAATATCACTTCATTTTCTGATACTTCTCTATGTTTCCTATATTCCCTTGTCCCTTGCAAAAGATGAAACCTACTTCATCTACAATGGCTTCCATGATAAAGCCAATCTGCGTCTTGATGGAATCACAGAAATCCACCGCAATGGTCTACTGCAGCTAACCAACCTTTCACGCCAAGAAGTTGGTCGTGCTTTCTATCAGTTTCCAATGAAGTTCAACACAACttcatctctttcattttctaccAACTTTGTGTTCGCCATGGTTCAACAAGtgaaaaatcttggtggtcacGGCATTGCCTTCACCATCAGTCCCTCTAGAGACTTCTCCCATGCTCAAGCAAATCGGTATCTGGGTCTCTTCAATATTTCAAATAACGGCCTTTCTACAAACCACATCTTGGCCATCGAGCTTGATACTGTTCAGGACCCTGAATTTCAAGATATTGCAATGAATCATGTGGGAATCAATGTGAACGGCATGAAATCAAATGAATCAGCTCCTGCAATGTATTTTTCCAATAAAGAAGGGAAGAATATAAGCTTGGATCTCATGAGTGGGAATCCAATGCATCTTTGGATAGACTATGATGAAGCAGAAAAGTTACTGAATGTAACACTAGCCCCAACCACAATCCCAAAACCGAACCAGCCTCTCTTGTCAACACCCATCGACCTGTCTCAAATTCTCTTGGAATCCATGTATGTTGGTTTCTCTTCAGCCACAGGTACACTTGCAAGTGATCACTACATTCTTGGATGGAGCTTTAATAAAAGCGGACCGTCACAAAGCCTTGAAATTTTGAGACTTCCTCAACTTCCCCGACAGGGGAAAAGAGCGATACCAGGCCCAATGATCATGACTTTTGGCATAGCAGTAGCACTTGTGCTGATAACCGTCGCTGGAGCTGCTTACATTTTGAGGAGGATGAAATATGAGGAAATACGAGAAGATTGGGAAGAGGAGTATGGCCCCCACAGGTTCAGCTACAAGAATCTCCACAAAGCAACCAAAGGTTTCAACGACACGGAGcttcttggagaaggaggttttggaaAGGTTTACAAAGGAATACTTCCTTCTTCTAATGTACAAATCGCAGTAAAGAGAGTCTCCCATGATTCCAAACAAGGGATGAAGGAATTTGTGGCTGAGATCGTTAGCATGGGAAGATTGAGGCATAGGAACTTGGTGCAGCTCCTGGGCTATTGCCGGCGAAGAGGGGAACTCCTCTTGGTGTATGATTATATGCCCAACGGAAGCCTTGACAAGTTCTTGTATAGCAATGAACAACCAAACCTTAGCTGGGTTCAACGATTTCGAATCATCAGAGGAGTAGTATCTGCCCTTCTTTACCTACATGAAGAGTGGGAGCAGGTTGTTCTACACCGAGATGTAAAAGCAAGCAATGTTCTCCTGGATGCTGAATTAAATGGAAGGCTAGGAGACTTTGGCCTTGCAAGATTATATGACCATGGTACCAATCCTCAAACCACCCTTGTGGTTGGGACCGTGGGTTATTTGGCTCCGGAGCTTACTAGAACAGGAAGGGCAACCACTTGCACTGATGCTTTTGCTTTTGGGGCTTTCATGCTCGAAGTTGCTTGTGGAAGGAGGCCAATAGAGCTACCGGCCCAGGGACTGGCTGAAGGGGTGATTTTGGTTGATTGGGTCTCTGAGTGCTGGAGAAGAGGAGCTATCCTTGATGCTAGCGATCCTAAATTGGAAGGTAATTATGTGGTAGAGGAAATGGTATTGGTTTTGAAACTAGGCCTGCTTTGCTCAAATGCAATACCAGCTGCAAGGCCTAGCATGAAGCAAGTGATGCAGTTTTTGGATGGTGATGCTGATCTACCAGAATTACCACATGACAGTGTTTCTTTTGGTGCATTTACAAGTAATGAAGCATCCGATTTCATGTCATTTCCTTTTTCCCAGGCTTATGCGCCTTTCTCTTCCATGTCTAGCACTGATTCAATCCTGAGAGTTGGTCGTTGA